One genomic window of Devosia salina includes the following:
- the ribD gene encoding bifunctional diaminohydroxyphosphoribosylaminopyrimidine deaminase/5-amino-6-(5-phosphoribosylamino)uracil reductase RibD, with translation MSSFALERVFGDDGTGMDESAVYPHPYLPPQPILSAFARALDLARAHEGATAPNPPVGCILLDALGQELASGAHRRAGLLHAEAEAIAQARSAGLADNIDSVVVTLEPCNHHGRTPPCAEAILSTGARHVWIACRDPNPKVAGGGAERLRAAGLDVHFLSDLHHPEAAVLLGEANRLLAPFAKRVRTGLPFITIKQAISASGSMVPAAGRKTFTSSSSLDLAHRLRRRADAVLTGSGTVLADNPLFTVRRVPDHPEKQRMLAILDRRRRVTETYLDAARERGFALHLADDVHHALEAIGMAGGMEVLVEAGPTLTARLLTSGLWDEHVLIEQAANPDGTDRVTVRHNPASQAYSHGKEKDVLGHH, from the coding sequence TTGTCGTCATTTGCCCTGGAACGCGTCTTTGGTGACGACGGGACGGGCATGGACGAAAGCGCAGTTTATCCCCATCCATATCTTCCGCCGCAGCCGATCCTGAGCGCCTTTGCGCGTGCCTTGGATCTGGCGCGGGCCCATGAGGGTGCGACGGCCCCCAATCCGCCGGTCGGCTGCATCTTGCTCGACGCTCTGGGACAGGAGTTGGCCAGCGGCGCACATCGGCGGGCGGGTCTGCTCCATGCCGAGGCCGAGGCCATCGCCCAGGCCCGTTCCGCAGGCCTTGCAGACAATATCGACAGCGTCGTGGTAACGCTCGAACCCTGCAACCACCACGGCCGCACGCCACCCTGCGCTGAGGCCATCTTGAGCACGGGGGCCCGTCACGTCTGGATTGCCTGCCGTGACCCCAATCCCAAGGTCGCGGGCGGAGGCGCCGAACGCCTGCGCGCAGCGGGACTCGATGTGCACTTCTTGTCCGATCTGCACCACCCCGAAGCCGCTGTGCTGCTTGGAGAAGCCAACCGGCTGCTCGCGCCATTCGCAAAACGCGTCCGGACCGGACTGCCTTTCATCACCATCAAGCAGGCCATTTCCGCATCGGGAAGCATGGTACCGGCCGCCGGGCGCAAGACCTTTACAAGCTCTTCCTCGCTGGACCTGGCCCATCGTCTGCGGCGCCGGGCCGATGCCGTCCTGACAGGCTCGGGGACAGTGCTGGCCGACAACCCTCTCTTTACCGTGCGGCGGGTGCCAGACCATCCGGAAAAGCAACGCATGTTGGCCATTCTGGACCGGCGCCGGCGGGTCACCGAGACCTATCTGGATGCTGCCCGAGAGCGCGGCTTTGCCCTGCACCTGGCCGATGACGTGCACCACGCCTTGGAAGCGATTGGCATGGCGGGCGGCATGGAAGTGCTGGTCGAAGCTGGTCCGACTCTGACCGCGCGTCTGCTCACAAGCGGCCTCTGGGACGAGCATGTCCTGATCGAACAGGCCGCCAATCCCGACGGGACCGACCGGGTAACCGTTCGGCACAACCCGGCTTCCCAAGCTTATTCACACGGAAAGGAAAAAGATGTTCTCGGGCATCATTGA
- a CDS encoding ROK family protein, which yields MAEEKTTLRSVGRPRSVDAAQASLALLLNLVRTGAATTRQELERRSELGRAVVADRLATMIELGLLKEGELGQATGGRAPRQMRFRQDAGSLLVSAIDQSSIALGIADLNGQLLVEHHEAAQLDAGPEAILDRLATIFDWLLRETEKPAPWGIGLALPGPIEKPAADFETVPVLQTIQSWQGFPFLERLSMRFGVPIFARSGVQTMTMGEAKAGGGRGLSDIIYVKLGRSISAGLISEGRLHRGAQGAAGMIGHSRVGDELLEAVAGADAIAREGMAAAEDGRSPYLTQTLARQGELSVVDIGHAAQLGDLFCVELLGRCGRLVGEALAPLTNLVNPSLIVIGGVVAESGGDSLLAGIREAVYRQSHPMVSRDLQIVRSQMGASSGLVGAAQVVVEELFAPATLQGWIGLGSPLRHPEFQKRLERMMASVEAKAAPPAGRVAP from the coding sequence GTGGCGGAGGAGAAAACAACGCTGCGGTCGGTTGGCCGCCCCCGCAGCGTCGACGCGGCCCAGGCAAGCCTCGCCTTGCTGCTCAATCTGGTGCGAACCGGAGCGGCCACGACACGGCAGGAACTTGAACGCAGGTCCGAACTGGGCAGAGCAGTCGTCGCCGACCGGTTGGCAACGATGATCGAACTAGGCCTGCTCAAGGAGGGCGAGTTGGGCCAGGCCACCGGCGGCCGCGCGCCCCGGCAGATGCGGTTCCGCCAGGATGCCGGCTCGCTGCTGGTTTCCGCGATCGACCAGAGCTCCATCGCGCTCGGAATTGCCGATCTCAATGGCCAGCTATTGGTGGAGCATCACGAAGCGGCCCAGCTCGATGCCGGACCCGAGGCCATTCTGGACCGGCTGGCGACCATTTTCGACTGGCTGCTCCGGGAAACCGAGAAACCAGCCCCGTGGGGCATCGGCCTCGCCCTGCCAGGTCCGATCGAAAAGCCGGCGGCAGATTTCGAGACCGTGCCGGTCCTGCAGACCATACAATCATGGCAGGGGTTTCCCTTCCTCGAGCGTCTCTCGATGCGGTTCGGCGTGCCGATCTTTGCGCGCAGCGGCGTCCAGACCATGACCATGGGCGAGGCCAAGGCAGGCGGAGGCCGGGGCCTCAGTGACATCATCTACGTCAAGCTCGGCCGCTCGATCAGCGCGGGCCTGATTTCCGAAGGCCGGCTTCACCGCGGTGCCCAAGGCGCGGCAGGCATGATCGGGCATAGCAGGGTTGGCGACGAACTGCTCGAAGCGGTGGCCGGTGCAGACGCCATCGCCCGTGAAGGCATGGCCGCCGCCGAGGACGGGCGGAGCCCCTACCTGACACAGACACTGGCCCGGCAGGGCGAACTCTCCGTCGTCGATATCGGGCATGCGGCGCAACTGGGCGACCTGTTCTGCGTCGAGCTGCTGGGAAGGTGCGGCCGCCTGGTGGGTGAAGCGCTCGCACCGCTGACCAACCTAGTCAATCCATCGCTGATCGTCATCGGTGGTGTCGTTGCGGAGTCGGGGGGCGATAGCCTCCTCGCCGGCATTCGCGAAGCCGTGTATCGTCAATCTCACCCCATGGTGTCACGCGACCTGCAGATCGTTCGCTCGCAGATGGGAGCCTCCTCCGGCCTGGTCGGCGCGGCCCAGGTGGTGGTGGAGGAATTGTTTGCACCTGCCACCTTGCAGGGATGGATTGGACTGGGCTCGCCCCTGCGTCATCCCGAATTCCAGAAGCGCCTGGAGCGCATGATGGCATCGGTAGAAGCGAAGGCCGCACCACCAGCAGGGCGCGTTGCGCCATGA
- a CDS encoding EAL domain-containing protein, which produces MTDLPSEPQEQASGSHLRLLILDDDPLVGETVRLMAASLGAESAYCRTADEFFTHVSEWEPSHILLDLVMPGVDGVEVIQRLAKMECQATLIIVSGVDSRVLDAAQRSARQHRLPIAGALSKPFSRSALATLLETVEVTPRLKLVATSPNATPTSHDLARAMAEGEIGPVFQPKVRCSDGGLIGYEALARWTRGDTHICGPDTFVPLAEQSGQAARLTEVMADRSLAWLGGNFAALPHTIAINIPAQCLKDDQSVRTIADACSRYGVAPERVVLEVTESGAIDPYSGALDVLTRARLMGMKLSIDDFGVGYSSLVQLARMPFSEIKIDRSFVAELCHSCEAQAIIAAIIGMSNGLGMITVAEGVEDLDTYMRLREMGCYAAQGYFIGRPMQAARAVAWSDTA; this is translated from the coding sequence ATGACTGACCTGCCCTCCGAGCCCCAAGAGCAGGCTTCGGGCTCCCACCTGCGTTTGCTGATCCTCGACGATGATCCGCTTGTCGGCGAAACCGTGCGGCTGATGGCGGCCTCCCTCGGTGCCGAAAGTGCCTATTGTCGGACGGCTGATGAATTCTTCACCCATGTTTCCGAATGGGAGCCCAGCCACATTCTGCTTGATCTGGTCATGCCCGGCGTCGACGGTGTCGAGGTCATCCAGCGGCTGGCAAAAATGGAGTGCCAGGCGACCCTGATCATTGTCAGCGGCGTCGATAGCCGGGTGCTGGACGCCGCTCAACGTTCCGCAAGACAACATCGGCTGCCGATCGCGGGCGCCCTGTCCAAGCCATTCAGCCGCAGCGCTCTTGCCACGCTGCTCGAGACGGTCGAAGTCACACCACGGCTCAAACTTGTCGCAACGTCCCCCAATGCAACGCCGACCAGCCACGATCTGGCGCGCGCCATGGCGGAAGGCGAGATCGGCCCGGTTTTCCAGCCTAAGGTCAGGTGCAGCGACGGCGGGTTAATCGGCTACGAAGCGCTGGCGCGCTGGACCCGCGGCGACACACACATTTGCGGCCCCGATACATTCGTTCCCCTGGCAGAGCAGAGCGGCCAGGCGGCCAGGCTCACCGAAGTCATGGCGGATCGTTCGCTGGCCTGGCTCGGGGGCAATTTTGCCGCCCTGCCCCATACGATAGCCATTAACATTCCCGCGCAGTGCCTGAAGGATGACCAGTCCGTGCGGACCATTGCCGATGCCTGTTCGCGTTACGGGGTCGCGCCGGAACGCGTTGTCCTCGAAGTCACCGAAAGCGGCGCGATCGACCCCTATTCTGGTGCCCTGGACGTGCTGACTCGGGCGCGACTGATGGGCATGAAACTGTCCATCGACGACTTCGGTGTCGGCTATTCGTCCCTCGTCCAATTGGCCCGTATGCCCTTCTCCGAAATCAAGATCGACCGCAGCTTCGTCGCTGAGTTGTGCCATTCCTGCGAGGCGCAGGCCATCATCGCGGCCATTATCGGCATGAGCAATGGCCTGGGGATGATTACGGTCGCGGAGGGCGTGGAGGACCTCGACACCTATATGCGCCTGCGCGAGATGGGGTGCTACGCCGCCCAGGGCTATTTCATCGGCCGCCCGATGCAGGCAGCCCGCGCCGTGGCCTGGTCCGACACCGCCTGA
- a CDS encoding substrate-binding domain-containing protein, whose amino-acid sequence MGHLKTTALLSAALLASTIAGAAFAQSPDEALAALANQTLSTGPGGESPVSASEITLTDEELAEIKAMGATAAIVMHYGGDDWSQAQINGLQTQFEAMGIEVIATTDAGFNSAKQVSDIETIMAQNPDIIVSIPTDPTATAGAYRQAAEAGVQLVFMDNVPAGFVAGTDYVSVVSADNYGNGVASAHLMAKALNGEGQIGIVYHAADFFVTRQRYDAFKATIEQNYPNIEIVAEQGIGGPDFTGDADRAASAMMVGNAGIDGIWAVWDVPAEGVIAAARANGRDDLVITTIDLGENVAIDMARGGFIKGLGAQRPFDQGVTEANLAGFGLLGKDAPPYVALPSLPVEKGNLLDAWQTVYSTEAPATIRDSMN is encoded by the coding sequence ATGGGACATTTGAAGACAACGGCGCTGCTGAGTGCAGCCTTGCTGGCCAGCACGATCGCTGGAGCGGCTTTCGCGCAAAGCCCAGACGAGGCGCTGGCTGCCCTCGCCAACCAGACGCTGAGCACCGGCCCGGGCGGTGAAAGCCCGGTCTCGGCCTCCGAGATCACCCTCACCGATGAGGAACTGGCTGAGATCAAGGCCATGGGCGCCACCGCCGCCATCGTCATGCACTATGGTGGCGACGACTGGAGCCAGGCCCAGATCAACGGTCTGCAGACCCAGTTCGAGGCCATGGGTATCGAGGTGATTGCCACCACCGATGCCGGTTTTAACTCGGCCAAGCAGGTTTCCGACATCGAAACCATCATGGCGCAGAACCCCGACATCATCGTGTCGATCCCCACCGACCCGACCGCGACGGCAGGTGCCTACCGCCAGGCTGCCGAGGCCGGCGTCCAGCTGGTGTTCATGGACAATGTCCCGGCCGGGTTCGTCGCCGGCACCGACTATGTCAGCGTCGTTTCCGCCGACAATTACGGCAATGGCGTTGCGTCTGCCCATCTCATGGCCAAGGCGCTCAATGGCGAGGGCCAGATCGGCATCGTCTATCACGCCGCCGACTTCTTCGTGACGCGGCAGCGCTACGATGCGTTCAAGGCGACGATCGAGCAGAATTACCCTAATATCGAGATCGTCGCCGAACAGGGAATTGGTGGTCCCGACTTTACCGGTGACGCCGACCGCGCCGCCTCGGCCATGATGGTGGGCAATGCCGGTATCGACGGTATCTGGGCGGTTTGGGACGTGCCTGCCGAAGGCGTCATCGCCGCGGCCCGCGCAAATGGCCGCGATGACCTCGTCATCACCACCATCGATCTGGGCGAGAATGTCGCCATTGACATGGCGCGTGGCGGTTTCATCAAGGGTTTGGGCGCGCAGCGGCCGTTCGATCAGGGTGTAACTGAGGCCAACCTCGCCGGCTTTGGCCTGCTCGGCAAAGACGCGCCGCCCTATGTGGCCCTGCCGTCTCTGCCGGTCGAAAAGGGCAACCTGCTCGATGCCTGGCAGACGGTCTATTCCACTGAGGCACCCGCCACGATCCGTGACTCCATGAACTAG
- a CDS encoding Gfo/Idh/MocA family protein, whose product MRKLNVAMIGGGFMGKAHAMAYAAMPMFFWPAPAIPVRKVVVDVNQEMAETARDRFGFEEASTDWRAVIARSDIDIIDICTPNSSHAEIAIAAAKAGKHIICEKPLARTGAESKTMLDAVQGSGSIHMVAFNYRRTPAVALAKKLIEEGRIGDILNFRGTYLQDWSADPDSPLSWRFQKSVAGSGTVGDIGTHVVDFARYLVGEIASVNALVKTHIPTRPKQSGGVDKLGVSGGDRNAERGPVDVDDEMLTMLKFSNGAIGSIEATRNAYGRNNFLTFEIHGTKGSLAFNYERRDELQVMFADDVGDARGFRTVYTGPAHPYGSGLWPIPALGIGYGETKIVECYDLCTAIVTGKQPSPNFEDGYRIALIADAILASGESGQWVDIP is encoded by the coding sequence ATGCGAAAGCTCAATGTCGCCATGATCGGTGGCGGTTTCATGGGTAAGGCCCACGCCATGGCCTATGCCGCTATGCCGATGTTCTTCTGGCCGGCGCCGGCCATCCCGGTGCGCAAGGTGGTCGTGGACGTCAATCAGGAAATGGCCGAGACGGCACGAGACCGCTTCGGCTTCGAGGAGGCCTCCACCGACTGGCGCGCCGTGATCGCGCGGTCCGACATCGACATCATCGACATCTGCACGCCCAACAGTTCCCATGCCGAGATTGCCATTGCGGCAGCCAAGGCGGGCAAGCACATCATCTGCGAGAAGCCGCTGGCGCGGACCGGCGCGGAATCCAAGACCATGCTCGATGCGGTGCAGGGGTCTGGCTCCATCCACATGGTCGCCTTCAACTACCGTCGCACCCCGGCCGTGGCGCTGGCCAAGAAGCTGATCGAGGAAGGCCGCATCGGCGACATCCTGAACTTCCGCGGCACCTATCTGCAGGATTGGTCCGCCGACCCGGACAGCCCGCTGTCCTGGCGCTTCCAGAAATCGGTCGCGGGCTCCGGCACCGTGGGAGACATCGGCACCCATGTCGTTGACTTTGCCCGCTATCTGGTCGGCGAAATCGCTTCGGTCAACGCGCTGGTCAAGACCCATATCCCCACCCGGCCCAAGCAGTCTGGCGGCGTCGACAAGCTGGGCGTCAGCGGTGGCGACAGGAATGCGGAGCGCGGTCCGGTCGATGTCGACGATGAAATGCTGACCATGCTCAAGTTTTCGAACGGCGCCATCGGCTCGATCGAAGCCACCCGCAATGCCTATGGCCGCAACAATTTCCTCACCTTCGAGATCCACGGCACCAAGGGTTCTCTAGCCTTCAACTACGAGCGGCGCGACGAGCTGCAGGTCATGTTCGCCGACGATGTTGGCGATGCGCGCGGCTTCCGCACGGTCTATACGGGTCCCGCCCATCCCTACGGATCTGGACTATGGCCCATTCCGGCGCTCGGCATCGGCTATGGCGAGACCAAGATCGTGGAATGTTACGATCTGTGCACCGCCATCGTCACGGGCAAGCAGCCCTCGCCCAACTTCGAGGACGGGTATCGCATTGCCCTCATCGCCGACGCCATCCTCGCCTCGGGCGAGAGCGGCCAGTGGGTGGACATTCCGTGA
- a CDS encoding riboflavin synthase yields MFSGIIEKRARVSLAAPNGGSLEIELESGWPDLSLGESIAVNGVCLTVTQFDGAGRARFFISPETLARTNLGGLAVGQYANLERAVTLDTRLSGHLVQGHVDGLARLVERVEADGAYKHVFVLPDALGRYCVEKGSIALNGISLTINDLDQRDGGVAVLVTIIPHTWEHTNLNTLAIGNDLNVEVDVMAKYVERLCLPYLKP; encoded by the coding sequence ATGTTCTCGGGCATCATTGAAAAACGCGCACGCGTCTCTCTGGCCGCGCCCAATGGCGGCTCGCTGGAGATCGAACTTGAGAGCGGCTGGCCGGACTTGTCGCTGGGCGAGAGCATTGCAGTCAATGGCGTGTGCCTGACGGTCACCCAATTCGATGGCGCCGGCCGCGCCCGTTTCTTCATCAGCCCCGAAACGCTGGCGCGCACCAATCTGGGTGGCCTGGCCGTCGGCCAATACGCCAATCTGGAACGTGCGGTAACGCTCGACACGCGGCTTTCCGGACATCTGGTGCAGGGTCATGTCGACGGACTGGCGCGACTGGTGGAGCGGGTCGAGGCCGATGGCGCCTACAAGCATGTCTTTGTGCTGCCCGACGCCCTTGGACGCTATTGCGTCGAAAAAGGCTCCATCGCCCTCAATGGCATCAGCCTCACCATCAATGACCTAGACCAGCGGGACGGGGGCGTTGCCGTGCTGGTGACCATCATCCCCCACACCTGGGAGCACACCAATCTCAACACCCTCGCCATTGGCAACGATCTCAATGTCGAGGTCGACGTGATGGCCAAGTACGTGGAGCGCCTATGCCTGCCCTATCTCAAGCCCTGA
- a CDS encoding hybrid sensor histidine kinase/response regulator, protein MNRDTGGDPIPLPERPEAERLRRIAGCMARLGAWRVDLNSMRVHWSPETVDIHEEAQGFSPTFEQALNYYPPEQRPMISRTFALCAENGRSFDDIQQLVTAKDNRIWVRAIGQAVRDDTGTIVAVEGAFQDITHLVSMHNEADALARRLRQTLENISDAFFLLDREWRFSFLNPQAEALLGRRRGELEGCNIWGEFPQAIGSQFDTCYREAVQNGLAVRFQEYYPPLEAWFDVDAYPTPEGLAVYFRDISRRKRAEEHVRISNERFLLVAQATNDVIWDWDLVGNTLWWNENFKTLFGYDPDEVEPGPGSWMNRIHPEDADRVIESIHAVINGTEKTWVSEYRFLHSDGHALSIIDRGSVIRDESGKAVRMVGSMLDVSAQRELEGRLRQAQKLEAMGQLTGGVAHDFNNLLTVIAGSAELLCEALESGQESRHLAEMISTAAQRGADLTSRLLAFGRKQPLQPQLLDLGSLIAGMHTMLVRTLGEHIDVEVDQPEGLWPVEIDPALLESAVLNLAINARDAMSDGGRLTISMANTTFDTSQAIAADVAPGQYVVLAVSDTGHGIEPELLSKVFEPFFTTKDVGKGSGLGLSMVYGFVKQSGGHLRLRSDVGHGTSVSLYFSRANQSVGKCPENPARQVPEGGNELILVVEDDALVRRHVCGLLGGLGYRVLEATAATPAMELLAANPDVTLLFTDIVMPGGMNGVDLAKRARVLRPDLKVLFTSGYAENAVETDGRLDPGIDLLSKPYSRDHLAASLRKILQ, encoded by the coding sequence ATGAACCGCGATACTGGCGGCGATCCGATACCGCTCCCGGAACGGCCCGAGGCCGAACGCCTCCGGCGCATCGCCGGATGCATGGCCCGTCTTGGCGCCTGGCGCGTCGATCTCAATTCGATGAGGGTCCACTGGAGCCCGGAAACAGTCGATATCCATGAAGAGGCTCAGGGCTTCTCGCCCACGTTCGAGCAGGCGCTGAACTATTATCCCCCCGAACAGCGGCCGATGATCAGCAGAACGTTCGCCCTTTGTGCAGAAAACGGCCGGTCCTTCGACGACATTCAGCAACTGGTGACAGCCAAAGACAATCGTATCTGGGTCCGTGCCATCGGTCAGGCCGTTCGCGACGACACAGGCACCATCGTTGCCGTCGAGGGCGCCTTCCAGGACATTACCCACCTCGTCTCCATGCACAACGAAGCCGATGCCCTAGCCCGTCGGCTGCGCCAGACGCTCGAAAACATCAGCGATGCCTTTTTCCTGCTCGATCGGGAATGGCGGTTTTCCTTCCTCAATCCCCAGGCCGAGGCTTTGCTGGGGCGCCGACGGGGAGAGTTAGAAGGGTGCAACATCTGGGGCGAATTCCCCCAGGCGATCGGGAGCCAGTTCGATACCTGCTATCGAGAAGCGGTTCAGAATGGCCTGGCAGTCCGGTTCCAGGAATATTACCCACCGCTGGAAGCCTGGTTCGATGTCGACGCCTACCCGACGCCAGAGGGGCTCGCCGTCTATTTCCGCGACATATCGCGGCGCAAGCGGGCCGAAGAACACGTCCGGATCAGCAACGAGCGGTTTCTGCTTGTGGCGCAGGCCACCAATGATGTGATCTGGGACTGGGACCTGGTCGGCAACACCCTGTGGTGGAATGAGAACTTCAAGACGCTGTTCGGCTATGACCCTGACGAGGTGGAGCCAGGTCCCGGGTCTTGGATGAACCGCATCCATCCCGAAGACGCCGACCGGGTGATCGAGAGCATTCATGCGGTTATCAACGGCACAGAGAAAACCTGGGTCAGTGAGTACCGCTTCCTGCATAGCGACGGGCACGCGCTCAGCATCATCGACCGCGGCTCGGTCATCCGCGACGAAAGCGGCAAGGCGGTACGGATGGTGGGCAGCATGCTCGATGTGTCAGCCCAGCGTGAGCTCGAGGGCCGCTTGCGGCAGGCGCAAAAACTCGAAGCCATGGGCCAGCTCACAGGCGGTGTCGCGCATGACTTCAACAACCTCCTCACCGTCATCGCGGGCAGTGCCGAGCTGCTATGCGAGGCGCTTGAGAGCGGGCAGGAGTCGCGTCACCTCGCCGAAATGATTTCCACGGCCGCCCAAAGGGGAGCGGACCTGACAAGTCGCCTGCTGGCCTTTGGCCGCAAGCAGCCCCTGCAGCCGCAGCTGCTTGATTTGGGCAGCCTCATTGCCGGCATGCATACCATGCTGGTTCGGACATTGGGCGAGCACATTGATGTCGAGGTCGACCAGCCAGAAGGACTGTGGCCCGTCGAAATCGACCCGGCTCTGCTGGAAAGCGCCGTTCTCAATCTGGCCATCAACGCCCGCGACGCCATGAGCGATGGTGGGCGCCTGACGATTAGCATGGCCAACACGACGTTCGACACCAGTCAGGCGATAGCAGCCGATGTCGCGCCCGGACAGTATGTGGTTCTGGCGGTATCTGACACCGGCCACGGAATAGAACCGGAACTGCTGTCCAAAGTCTTTGAGCCCTTTTTCACCACAAAGGATGTTGGCAAGGGATCGGGCCTCGGTTTGAGCATGGTCTATGGCTTCGTCAAGCAATCGGGCGGTCACCTCCGCCTTCGCTCCGATGTGGGCCACGGAACCTCGGTCAGTCTGTATTTTTCTAGGGCCAATCAAAGCGTGGGCAAATGCCCGGAAAATCCAGCGCGTCAAGTGCCCGAAGGGGGCAACGAACTGATCCTGGTTGTCGAGGATGACGCCCTGGTCCGCCGTCACGTCTGCGGCCTGCTTGGAGGGCTGGGCTACCGCGTCCTGGAGGCGACCGCCGCGACCCCGGCCATGGAACTACTCGCGGCCAATCCCGACGTCACGCTGCTGTTCACCGATATCGTCATGCCCGGTGGCATGAATGGCGTCGACCTTGCGAAAAGAGCGCGGGTCTTGCGACCAGACCTCAAGGTCCTGTTCACGTCCGGCTATGCCGAGAACGCCGTCGAAACAGATGGGCGCCTTGATCCGGGCATCGATCTGCTCAGCAAGCCCTACAGTCGCGACCACCTGGCTGCCAGCCTGCGCAAAATCTTGCAGTAG
- a CDS encoding substrate-binding domain-containing protein, whose protein sequence is MNIKIPGQTPGDTAMTIAGLGPHGERAVPADQLQLTETNAAEVRARRFSVAVILHTTTSDWSKQELAGIAATLGLYSAALVEVVDCNFDVNLQVAALERLAREPVDAVISIPIGNARVAEAHRALTQSGRKLVLLDNAPTGLLPGTDYASVVSTDNFGLGQSCAAMLSAHIPQGGAAGILGYGIDFFATHEREIAFRKWMGTNRPDVTLVRERFADLDGAGPAALTMVEKTPGLSGIFAVWDVPAMKAVRVLAQHGIDLPITTVDLGNDVALDMARHGMIKGVGAQLPHDQGSAAARVTLAALLGLPVPPWVALAGREVTPSDVIEAYQVIWHLPAPKAIIDSVRAATAAQDAVGED, encoded by the coding sequence ATGAACATAAAGATACCGGGCCAGACGCCAGGGGATACCGCCATGACGATTGCCGGCCTCGGCCCCCATGGGGAGCGCGCCGTACCCGCCGACCAGCTCCAGCTCACCGAGACCAATGCCGCCGAGGTCCGGGCCCGGCGGTTTTCAGTCGCGGTCATTCTGCACACGACCACCAGCGACTGGTCCAAGCAGGAACTGGCGGGCATTGCCGCGACACTGGGTCTCTATTCGGCCGCGCTGGTGGAAGTGGTCGACTGCAATTTCGACGTCAACCTGCAGGTAGCAGCCCTCGAACGGCTGGCCCGCGAACCGGTGGATGCGGTCATCTCCATTCCCATTGGCAATGCGCGCGTGGCGGAGGCGCATCGAGCCCTGACGCAGAGCGGACGCAAGCTGGTTCTACTCGACAACGCCCCGACCGGCCTGCTCCCGGGCACCGACTATGCCAGCGTCGTCTCCACCGACAATTTTGGCTTGGGGCAGAGCTGCGCCGCGATGCTGTCGGCGCACATTCCGCAAGGCGGGGCCGCCGGCATTCTCGGCTATGGCATCGACTTCTTCGCCACCCACGAACGCGAGATCGCCTTCCGCAAGTGGATGGGCACCAACCGGCCGGACGTCACCCTCGTCCGGGAGCGGTTTGCCGACCTGGATGGCGCTGGCCCGGCGGCCCTGACCATGGTCGAAAAGACCCCCGGGCTTTCGGGCATCTTTGCGGTCTGGGATGTTCCCGCAATGAAGGCGGTTCGGGTGCTGGCGCAGCACGGCATCGACCTTCCAATCACCACGGTCGACCTGGGCAATGACGTTGCCCTCGACATGGCCCGTCACGGCATGATCAAGGGGGTGGGCGCGCAGCTACCCCATGACCAGGGCAGCGCCGCGGCGCGGGTAACGCTGGCCGCCCTGCTGGGCCTACCGGTTCCACCCTGGGTGGCGCTGGCCGGCCGCGAAGTTACGCCGTCCGATGTTATCGAGGCGTATCAGGTCATCTGGCACCTGCCGGCGCCCAAGGCGATCATCGACAGCGTTCGAGCCGCCACCGCGGCGCAGGACGCCGTTGGGGAGGACTAG
- a CDS encoding sugar phosphate isomerase/epimerase family protein, protein MAVKLAYHANCWGPLGGNAVGVTSITQLTYRTFANMDRAFADIARAGYEGVEIFDGNLLDERPADLRRKLADAGLELVSTYSGCNFIFPDILPEELDRIGRVATVAAEAGASHYVIGGGAKRANGIQDDDYKRLGEALDKAGEIARRAGLRPHYHPHLSTIVEGPAEVTRIFGLTGLDFCPDTAHLAAAGGDPAAQVREFAGRISLVHLKGLQREPFGFTPLDMGDLDNTTVIAALKDIGYSGWVMAELDSWPDPHEGAARSHAFLKRHFA, encoded by the coding sequence ATGGCCGTCAAACTGGCCTATCACGCCAATTGCTGGGGGCCGCTCGGCGGCAATGCCGTGGGGGTGACGTCCATCACCCAGCTGACCTACCGGACCTTTGCCAACATGGACCGTGCCTTCGCCGATATCGCGCGGGCCGGCTACGAAGGCGTCGAAATCTTCGATGGCAACTTGCTCGACGAGAGGCCGGCGGACCTGCGCCGCAAGCTGGCCGATGCTGGCCTCGAACTGGTCTCGACCTATTCGGGCTGCAATTTCATCTTTCCCGATATCCTCCCAGAGGAACTGGACCGGATTGGGCGTGTCGCAACAGTCGCCGCCGAAGCCGGCGCCAGCCACTACGTGATCGGTGGCGGTGCCAAGCGTGCCAACGGCATCCAGGACGACGACTACAAGCGGCTGGGCGAAGCGCTGGATAAGGCCGGGGAAATCGCCCGTCGCGCCGGCCTGCGGCCCCACTACCATCCGCACCTCTCGACCATCGTGGAGGGACCGGCTGAAGTGACCCGGATTTTTGGGCTTACCGGCCTCGATTTCTGTCCCGACACCGCTCATCTCGCGGCGGCGGGTGGCGATCCGGCGGCGCAGGTGCGCGAATTTGCCGGGCGCATTTCGCTTGTGCACCTCAAGGGGCTGCAGCGCGAACCCTTCGGCTTCACCCCCCTCGATATGGGTGACCTCGACAACACAACCGTCATCGCGGCGCTCAAGGACATTGGCTATTCCGGCTGGGTCATGGCCGAGCTCGACAGCTGGCCCGATCCCCATGAGGGAGCGGCGCGCAGCCACGCATTCCTGAAACGGCATTTCGCCTGA